One Devosia lacusdianchii genomic window carries:
- a CDS encoding 2-hydroxyacid dehydrogenase translates to MPSQKPKILVTRRLPESIEARMGTLFEADVNEADVTLTGDDIIAGLEGKDVLVSSITDKIDAALIAQLPKSVRMIAQFGNGVDNIDIEAAWAAGLTVTNTPSVLTEDTADMAMVLMLALPRRLVEGTQMLVRDGVWAGWSPTSMLGHRLRGKALGIVGMGRIGTAVAQRAKAFGLNIHYFSRNRRPPAIETPLEATYWPDLDAMLEAVDIVSLHTPHTRETFHILSAERMRRMKPGSFVVNVSRPELVDEVALLDEIEAGHLSGAALDVFENKRGIDPRLLALAEANRVVLTAHMASATLEARVEMGETVIVNIRAFMDGHQPPHRVLPEGAHGGARVPRG, encoded by the coding sequence CGAAAGCATAGAGGCGCGCATGGGCACGCTGTTCGAAGCCGATGTCAACGAAGCGGATGTAACCCTCACCGGCGACGACATCATCGCCGGGCTCGAGGGCAAGGACGTGCTGGTGAGCTCGATCACCGACAAGATCGATGCCGCGCTGATCGCCCAGTTGCCGAAATCGGTGCGGATGATCGCCCAGTTCGGCAATGGCGTCGACAATATCGACATCGAAGCCGCCTGGGCCGCCGGCCTCACGGTCACCAATACGCCGAGTGTTTTGACCGAAGACACGGCCGACATGGCCATGGTGCTGATGCTGGCTTTGCCCCGACGCCTGGTCGAAGGCACGCAGATGCTGGTGCGCGACGGGGTGTGGGCCGGCTGGTCACCGACCTCGATGCTAGGCCACCGGTTGCGCGGCAAGGCGCTGGGCATTGTCGGCATGGGGCGGATCGGCACTGCGGTTGCGCAGCGCGCCAAGGCGTTCGGGCTCAATATTCACTACTTCTCGCGCAACCGGCGCCCGCCGGCGATCGAGACTCCGCTCGAGGCAACGTACTGGCCCGATCTCGACGCCATGCTTGAGGCGGTCGACATCGTGTCGCTGCACACGCCGCACACGCGCGAGACCTTCCACATCCTGTCGGCCGAGCGGATGAGACGGATGAAGCCGGGCAGCTTCGTGGTCAATGTCAGCCGACCCGAGCTGGTGGATGAGGTGGCTTTGCTCGACGAAATCGAGGCCGGGCACCTCAGCGGCGCGGCACTCGACGTGTTCGAGAACAAGCGCGGCATCGATCCGCGCCTCCTGGCGCTGGCGGAAGCCAACCGGGTGGTGCTGACGGCGCATATGGCGTCGGCGACGCTGGAAGCGCGTGTCGAAATGGGCGAGACGGTCATCGTCAATATCCGCGCCTTCATGGATGGGCACCAACCCCCGCACCGGGTTTTGCCCGAGGGCGCGCATGGCGGCGCCCGCGTGCCGCGGGGCTGA
- the rbfA gene encoding 30S ribosome-binding factor RbfA, translated as MSKDNKPTGPSQRMLRVGELVRHALAAMFARGDIEDDALHGAVITVPEVRMTPDLKIANAYVMPLGGQHAEEIVAALNRHRKFVRGRVAPQINMKYAPEVRFYVDDTFEEAGRIDSLLRSEKVRRDLDDEDGEES; from the coding sequence ATGAGCAAAGACAACAAGCCAACCGGCCCGAGCCAGCGCATGCTGCGCGTAGGCGAGCTGGTGCGCCACGCACTGGCCGCCATGTTCGCGCGCGGCGATATCGAGGATGATGCGCTGCATGGCGCCGTCATCACCGTGCCCGAAGTGCGGATGACGCCGGACCTCAAGATCGCCAACGCCTATGTGATGCCGCTGGGCGGGCAGCATGCCGAGGAAATCGTCGCGGCGCTGAACCGCCACCGCAAGTTCGTGCGCGGGCGCGTGGCGCCGCAGATCAACATGAAATACGCGCCCGAAGTGCGCTTCTATGTCGACGACACGTTCGAGGAAGCGGGGCGGATCGATAGCCTGCTGCGCTCGGAAAAGGTCCGGCGTGACCTCGATGACGAGGACGGCGAAGAGTCTTGA